The following proteins come from a genomic window of Solea solea chromosome 3, fSolSol10.1, whole genome shotgun sequence:
- the LOC131456151 gene encoding extracellular calcium-sensing receptor-like, with amino-acid sequence MDGDYIIGGVFSIHYSLHTVKHNYTSTPEPLRCTGSINTRELQFSRSMVFAIDEINNSTDLLPGIRLGYQIYDSCASVPMAVHLAFQLSNGVDLEINTSEHCSQSGTVIAIVGESGSTPSISMSRVFGPFNIPQVSHFATCACLSNKQQYPSFFRTIPSDQYQAKALAKMVKHFGWTWIGAVHSDSDYGNNGMASFLEAAHKEGICVEYSESFFRTHPLSKIQKVADVIRRSTAMVVVAFASPGDMRLLFEELSLKPLPPRQWIGSEAWVTDPDMLRFTFCAGTMGFAIEKSVIPALRDFLMDLPPNKVAESPVLTEFWETEFNCRLGKSQYSESSVSSEKSQCDGTENIQTLQIPYTDTSQLRITNMVYKAVYAIAHAIHNSVCQKTNFTAQCDRLTKISSTQVLTQLKKVSFSQNGYEVSFDANGDPVATYDLVNWQQSQSGSVELVTVGHYNASLPVGQEFSINRNLTWVGGSTQVPSSVCTDSCPPGTRKVLQKGKPICCYDCVPCPEGEISNSTDSSDCFPCPREFWSNAERSTCFPKPVEFLSFDEVLGIILAAFSVGGACLAIITAAVFFRHRTSPIVRANNSELSFLLLFSLALCFLCSLTFIGTPSEWSCMLRHTAFGITFVLCISCVLGKTMVVLMAFKATLPGSNAMKWFGPLQQRMTVVSFTFIQVLICTIWLAVSPPFPLKNLTTYKEKIILECALGSALGFWAVLGYIGLLAVFCFVLAVLARKLPDNFNEAKLITFSMLIFCAVWITFIPAYVSSPGKFTVAVEIFAILASSFGLILCIFAPKCFIILFRPEKNTKKQLMNKN; translated from the exons ATGGATGGTGACTATATTATCGGTGGTGTTTTCTCCATACACTACTCCCTGCACACGGTGAAGCATAACTACACCTCTACACCTGAGCCACTGAGGTGCACAGGCAG TATCAACACTCGTGAATTGCAATTCTCTCGATCAATGGTCTTTGCTATCGATGAGATCAACAACAGCACAGATCTCCTGCCAGGCATCAGGCTCGGTTACCAGATATATGACTCTTGCGCTTCAGTGCCCATGGCAGTGCATTTGGCATTCCAGCTTTCTAACGGTGTGGATCTGGAGATTAACACCAGTGAACACTGCTCACAATCTGGTACAGTGATAGCCATCGTTGGTGAGTCTGGTTCCACACCATCCATCAGCATGTCGCGCGTCTTTGGGCCCTTTAATATTCCTCAA gTGAGCCACTTTGCTACTTGTGCCTGCTTGTCCAATAAGCAGCAGTACCCAAGCTTCTTCAGAACAATTCCCAGTGACCAGTACCAGGCAAAAGCGCTGGCTAAGATGGTGAAACACTTTGGCTGGACGTGGATAGGTGCTGTCCATTCAGATTCTGACTATGGCAATAATGGCATGGCATCTTTCTTGGAAGCAGCACACAAAGAGGGAATCTGTGTCGAATATTCTGAATCATTCTTTCGGACCCACCCACTTAGCAAGATCCAGAAAGTGGCTGATGTTATTCGCAG GTCAACAGCTATGgttgttgtggcttttgcatccCCTGGAGACATGAGGCTCCTGTTTGAGGAGCTGTCGCTGAAACCTTTGCCTCCTCGTCAGTGGATAGGCAGCGAGGCCTGGGTAACTGACCCAGACATGCTGAGGTTCACTTTCTGTGCAGGAACCATGGGATTTGCAATTGAGAAATCTGTCATCCCTGCTCTGAGAGACTTCCTGATGGATCTGCCacccaataaagtggctgaGTCTCCAGTGCTGACTGAATTCTGGGAGACTGAATTCAACTGCAGACTGGGCAAAAGTCAATACAGTG agTCAAGTGTCAGCAGTGAGAAGAGTCAGTGTGATGGAACAGAAAACATTCAGACTCTCCAGATCCCGTACACTGACACATCTCAGCTTCGAATCACTAACATGGTGTACAAGGCCGTCTATGCAATAGCACATGCCATTCACAACTCAGTGTGTCAGAAAACAAATTTTACAGCTCAGTGCGACAGACTCACTAAAATCAGCTCCACACAG GTTCTGACTCAGCtgaaaaaagtcagtttttctCAAAACGGTTatgaagtgtcatttgatgCCAATGGGGATCCTGTGGCCACATATGACCTGGTCAACTGGCAACAGAGTCAGAGTGGCAGTGTTGAGTTGGTGACAGTGGGGCATTACAATGCATCACTGCCAGTTGGCCAGGAATTCAGCATCAACAGAAACCTCACCTGGGTGGGGGGTAGCACACAA GTGCCATCATCAGTGTGCACTGACAGTTGTCCTCCAGGAACTCGTAAAGTCTTACAGAAAGGGAAACCCATCTGCTGTTATGATTGTGTTCCATGTCCTGAGGGAGAGATCAGCAATTCTACAG attcATCAGACTGCTTCCCTTGCCCGAGGGAGTTCTGGTCTAATGCAGAAAGAAGCACATGTTTCCCAAAACCAGTGGAGTTTCTTTCCTTTGACGAGGTCCTGGGAATCATTCTGGCTGCATTCTCAGTTGGTGGTGCCTGTCTGGCCATTATTACAGCAGCAGTGTTCTTTCGTCACAGGACTTCGCCGATTGTCAGGGCTAATAACTCTGAACTgagcttcctgctgctgttctcACTGGCCCTGTGTTTCTTATGTTCATTAACATTTATAGGAACACCCTCTGAGTGGTCCTGTATGCTGCGCCACACAGCATTTGGAATCACCTTTGTCCTGTGCATCTCTTGTGTTCTTGGGAAAACTATGGTGGTGCTAATGGCCTTCAAAGCTACACTTCCTGGTAGTAATGCCATGAAGTGGTTTGGTCCTCTACAGCAAAGAATGACAGTAGTGTCCTTCACATTTATTCAAGTTTTAATATGTACTATCTGGTTGGCTGTTAGCCCCCCTTTTCCACTAAAAAACCTGACCACATACAAAGAGAAGATTATCCTGGAGTGTGCTTTAGGTTCAGCTCTTGGGTTCTGGGCAGTTCTTGGGTACATTGGCCTATTGGccgtcttttgttttgtgttagctGTCCTGGCACGAAAACTACCTGACAATTTTAATGAAGCCAAGCTCATCACCTTCAGCATGTTGATATTCTGTGCAGTCTGGATCACATTTATCCCAGCTTACGTCAGCTCACCTGGTAAATTTACGGTGGCTGTGGAgatatttgccatcctggcctcaaGTTTTGGACTAATTCTGTGTATTTTTGCTCCAAAGTGTTTCATCATATTGTTTCGGCCAGAGAAGAACACCAAGAAACAATTAATGAACAAAAACTAA